The following coding sequences are from one Musa acuminata AAA Group cultivar baxijiao chromosome BXJ1-6, Cavendish_Baxijiao_AAA, whole genome shotgun sequence window:
- the LOC135675897 gene encoding uncharacterized protein LOC135675897 isoform X1: protein MLYVWLFRTPCVLRFAFLLSYKCREVEAFARLEETPPQKHFRASLSPLSPPTCNETALPPEPVKRSGFAMVGTSCSSSSSCASFGSLDAETAAAKRSPSAATIKFLSSYGGKILPRYPDGKLRYIGGDTRVLAVDRSVPFSELQEKMREMCGWVAVSLRCQLPTEDLDALVSVKSDEDLANIMEEYDLAGREKIRAFLFPPSSKPRSPTHPAATATALPSGRPWILSEKRCIHQISDPMRYPGRYGKSGAISSGDIRYRAHHHHPQHHHHHHHLHGHHAIPKPCNYLVHQGSQWQ, encoded by the exons ATGTTATACGTTTGGTTGTTTCGGACCCCTTGCGTCTTACGCTTTGCTTTCCTTTTGTCCTATAAATGCCGGGAAGTGGAAGCCTTTGCAAGGCTTGAAGAGACGCCTCCCCAAAAACACTTCCGAGCTTCTCTTTCCCCTCTCTCTCCTCCCACCTGCAACGAAACTGCTTTGCCACCTGAGCCAGTGAAGAGATCGGGGTTTGCCATGGTGGGAACGTCgtgctcctcctcgtcctcttgcGCTTCGTTCGGCTCCTTAGACGCGGAAACCGCGGCCGCCAAGCGTTCCCCCAGCGCCGCCACCATCAAGTTCCTCAGCAGCTACGGCGGCAAGATCCTCCCCCGTTACCCCGACGGCAAGCTCCGCTACATCGGCGGCGACACCCGTGTGCTGGCTGTCGACCGTTCCGTCCCCTTCTCAG AGCTGCAGGAGAAGATGAGGGAGATGTGCGGGTGGGTCGCGGTCAGCCTCCGCTGCCAGCTGCCGACGGAGGACCTTGACGCGCTCGTGTCGGTCAAGTCCGACGAGGACCTCGCCAACATCATGGAGGAGTACGATCTCGCTGGCCGCGAGAAGATCCGGGCCTTCTTGTTCCCCCCATCGTCCAAACCGAGAAGCCCCACCCACCCAGCGGCGACGGCCACGGCGCTGCCCAGCGGCCGGCCCTGGATACTCTCCGAGAAACGCTGCATCCACCAGATCTCTGATCCGATGAGGTATCCTGGCCGGTACGGTAAGTCCGGCGCCATATCCTCAGGAGATATACGTTACCGTGCCCATCACCACCACCCCCAACATCACCACCATCACCATCATCTCCATGGCCACCATGCGATTCCAAAGCCGTGCAACTATCTCGTGCATCAAGGAAGCCAGTGGCAGTAG
- the LOC135675896 gene encoding amine oxidase [copper-containing] zeta, peroxisomal-like, with protein sequence MATTEEKATPCCSPSLLPPKASGAKGGAPRSEAAVGEWIAAADPKRPASAATAMSPLVPVEDVKDPPAKASLPGIPMMMRAQTSHPLDPLSAAEISVAVATVRSAGATPEVRDSMRFVEVVLLEPEKNIVALADAYFFPPFQPSLLPRTKGGPVILSKLPPRRARLVVYNKKSNETSIWIVELSEVHAATRGGHHRGKVISSEVVPDVQPPMDAIEYAECEAAVKNYPPFIEAMRKRGVDDMDLVMVDAWCAGYHSDADAPSRRLAKPLIFCRTESDCPVENGYARPVEGIYILVDMQNNLIIEFEDRKLVPLPPADPLRNYTPGETRGGVDRSDIKPLHILQPEGPSFRINGYFVEWQKWSFRIGFTPREGLVIHSVAYIDGSRGRRPVAHRLSFVEMVVPYGDPNEPHYRKNAFDAGEDGLGKNAHSLKRGCDCLGYIKYFDAHFTNYTGGIETIENCVCLHEEDHGILWKHQDWRTGLAEVRRSRRLTVSFVCTVANYEYGFFWHFYQDGKIEAEVKLTGILSLGALQPGESRKYGTTIAPGLYAPVHQHFFVARMDMAVDCKPTEAFNQVIEVNAKVEDPGQNNVHNNAFYAEEKLLKSELEAMRDCDPFSARHWIVRNTRTVNRTGQPTGYKLMPGLNCLPLAGPEAKFLRRAAFLKHNLWVTPYSRDEMYPGGEFPNQNPRINEGLVTWVKKNRSLEEADIVLWYVFGITHIPRLEDWPVMPVDRIGFMLMPHGFFNCSPAVDVPPSANEIDKDGGSPKLIQNGLLAKL encoded by the exons ATGGCCACAACTGAGGAAAAAGCGACGCCTTGCTGTTCTCCCAGCCTCCTGCCTCCCAAGGCCAGCGGCGCCAAGGGAGGAGCGCCTCGGAGCGAGGCGGCGGTCGGGGAATGGATCGCGGCGGCGGATCCAAAGCGGCCCGCCTCGGCAGCGACGGCCATGAGCCCGCTCGTCCCCGTCGAGGACGTCAAGGACCCTCCCGCCAAGGCTTCCCTTCCGG GCATCCCCATGATGATGAGGGCTCAGACAAGCCACCCCCTGGATCCATTGTCTGCTGCTGAAATCTCTGTTGCAGTAGCGACTGTTAGGTCTGCTGGTGCGACTCCAGAG GTCAGAGATAGTATGCGGTTTGTTGAAGTAGTTCTTTTGGAGCCAGAGAAAAATATTGTGGCATTAGCTGATGCCTACTTTTTCCCCCCTTTCCAACCATCACTACTTCCCAGAACAAAGGGTGGTCCTGTCATCCTGAGTAAGCTTCCACCCAGGAGGGCAAGGCTTGTTGTCTATAACAAAAAGTCAAATGAGACAAGCATCTGGATAGTTGAGCTGTCTGAAGTACATGCAGCAACTCGTGGTGGTCATCACAGGGGAAAAGTGATCTCCTCTGAAGTTGTTCCTGATGTACAGCCTCCTATG GATGCTATAGAATATGCAGAGTGTGAAGCTGCTGTTAAAAACTATCCTCCATTCATAGAGGCAATGAGAAAGAGAGGAGTAGATGATATGGATCTTGTAATGGTAGATGCTTG GTGTGCTGGTTACCACAGTGATGCCGATGCTCCTAGCCGCAGGCTTGCAAAACCACTAATTTTTTGTCGGACAGAGAGTGACTGCCCTGTGGAGAATGGTTATGCACGTCCTGTTGAAGGCATCTATATTCTTGTTGACATGCAAAACAATCTGATAATTGAGTTCGAAGATAGAAAATTGGTCCCTCTGCCTCCAGCTGATCCACTGAGAAACTATACACCTGGAGAAACTCGTGGAGGTGTTGACAGAAGTGATATAAAGCCTCTGCATATTCTTCAGCCTGAAGGTCCAAGTTTTCGTATAAATGGTTATTTTGTGGAGTGGCAAAAG TGGAGCTTCCGTATTGGTTTCACCCCAAGGGAGGGCTTAGTAATACACTCTGTGGCATACATTGATGGCAGTCGGGGACGGAGACCTGTGGCACATAGGTTGAGTTTTGTTGAGATGGTAGTTCCCTATGGAGATCCAAATGAACCACATTATCGTAAGAATGCATTTGATGCTGGTGAAGATGGCCTCGGGAAAAATGCTCACTCTCTTAAAAGG GGTTGTGACTGCCTGGGCTACATCAAATACTTCGATGCTCATTTTACAAATTATACTGGTGGTATAGAGACTATTGAAAATTGTGTTTGTTTGCATGAGGAGGATCATGGAATCTTATGGAAGCATCAAGATTGGCGAACGGGTTTAGCAGAAGTTAGGAGATCAAGAAGGCTAACTGTGTCCTTCGTATGCACagttgctaactacgaatatgggTTTTTCTGGCACTTCTATCAG GATGGTAAGATTGAAGCAGAAGTAAAATTGACTGGAATTCTCAGCTTAGGAGCATTGCAACCTGGTGAATCAAGAAAATATGGTACAACCATCGCTCCAGGCTTATATGCGCCAGTTCATCAACATTTCTTTGTTGCTCGCATGGACATGGCTGTTGATTGTAAACCTACCGAAGCCTTCAATCAg GTGATTGAGGTAAATGCCAAAGTAGAAGATCCAGGTCAAAATAATGTTCATAACAATGCTTTTTATGCTGAAGAAAAGCTTCTCAAGTCAGAGCTGGAAGCTATGCGTGATTGTGATCCTTTCTCTGCACGTCACTGGATT GTAAGGAACACAAGGACTGTAAATCGGACAGGTCAACCTACAGGTTATAAGCTCATGCCTGGTCTGAATTGCCTCCCATTAGCTGGTCCAGAAGCAAAATTCTTGAGAAGAGCTGCATTTTTAAAGCATAATCTATGGGTTACACCTTACAGTCGTGATGAGATGTACCCTGGAGGAGAGTTTCCCAATCAGAATCCCCGCATAAATGAGGGATTAGTGACGTGGGTTAAGAAGAACAGGTCCCTTGAGGAAGCTGACATTGTTCTATG GTACGTATTTGGAATCACACACATACCCAGGTTGGAAGATTGGCCTGTCATGCCTGTGGATCGGATTGGCTTTATGCTCATG CCGCATGGCTTCTTTAACTGCTCCCCAGCAGTGGACGTGCCACCGAGTGCTAATGAAATAGACAAGGATGGTGGATCGCCAAAGTTGATCCAGAACGGACTGCTCGCTAAGCTTTGA
- the LOC135675897 gene encoding protein PAL OF QUIRKY-like isoform X2 — MVGTSCSSSSSCASFGSLDAETAAAKRSPSAATIKFLSSYGGKILPRYPDGKLRYIGGDTRVLAVDRSVPFSELQEKMREMCGWVAVSLRCQLPTEDLDALVSVKSDEDLANIMEEYDLAGREKIRAFLFPPSSKPRSPTHPAATATALPSGRPWILSEKRCIHQISDPMRYPGRYGKSGAISSGDIRYRAHHHHPQHHHHHHHLHGHHAIPKPCNYLVHQGSQWQ, encoded by the exons ATGGTGGGAACGTCgtgctcctcctcgtcctcttgcGCTTCGTTCGGCTCCTTAGACGCGGAAACCGCGGCCGCCAAGCGTTCCCCCAGCGCCGCCACCATCAAGTTCCTCAGCAGCTACGGCGGCAAGATCCTCCCCCGTTACCCCGACGGCAAGCTCCGCTACATCGGCGGCGACACCCGTGTGCTGGCTGTCGACCGTTCCGTCCCCTTCTCAG AGCTGCAGGAGAAGATGAGGGAGATGTGCGGGTGGGTCGCGGTCAGCCTCCGCTGCCAGCTGCCGACGGAGGACCTTGACGCGCTCGTGTCGGTCAAGTCCGACGAGGACCTCGCCAACATCATGGAGGAGTACGATCTCGCTGGCCGCGAGAAGATCCGGGCCTTCTTGTTCCCCCCATCGTCCAAACCGAGAAGCCCCACCCACCCAGCGGCGACGGCCACGGCGCTGCCCAGCGGCCGGCCCTGGATACTCTCCGAGAAACGCTGCATCCACCAGATCTCTGATCCGATGAGGTATCCTGGCCGGTACGGTAAGTCCGGCGCCATATCCTCAGGAGATATACGTTACCGTGCCCATCACCACCACCCCCAACATCACCACCATCACCATCATCTCCATGGCCACCATGCGATTCCAAAGCCGTGCAACTATCTCGTGCATCAAGGAAGCCAGTGGCAGTAG
- the LOC135675898 gene encoding serine/threonine-protein kinase STY13-like translates to MESGNGFFALEEPRLDPKWLIDPKLLFVGPKIGEGAHAKVYEGKYKNQNVAIKVMHKGDTSEELAKREARFAREVTLLARVQHKNLVKFIGACKEPVMVVVTELLLGGSLRKYLVNMRPRSLEPRVAVGFALDIARAMECLHSHGIIHRDLKPENLLLTADQRTVKLVDLGLAREETLTEMMTAETGTYRWMAPELYSTVTLRHGEKKHYNHKVDVYSFSIVLWELVHNRLPFEGMSNLQAAYAAAFKNARPSADDLPKELALILTSCWKEDPNSRPNFSQIVQMLLHYLSTLSPPEHVVPSRAFSSENMVLPPESPGTSSLMAARDEMGDTTAAAMENNQRGFFFCFSQCF, encoded by the exons ATGGAGTCTGGAAACGGGTTCTTTGCGCTGGAGGAGCCCCGCCTAGATCCCAAGTGGCTCATCGATCCCAAGTTGCTCTTCGTCGGGCCAAAGATCGGGGAGGGCGCTCATGCGAAGGTGTATGAGGGAAA GTACAAGAATCAGAATGTTGCTATTAAGGTTATGCACAAAGGGGACACCTCCGAGGAGTTGGCGAAGAGGGAGGCGAGGTTCGCCAGGGAGGTGACGCTGCTCGCCCGGGTTCAGCATAAGAACCTGGTCAAG TTCATCGGCGCTTGCAAGGAGCCCGTGATGGTGGTGGTCACCGAGCTTCTGCTAGGGGGCTCGCTGCGCAAGTACCTGGtaaacatgaggccgaggagcttgGAGCCTCGGGTTGCTGTTGGCTTTGCGCTGGATATAGCTCGGGCCATGGAGTGCTTGCATTCTCATGGTATCATTCACCGTGATCTGAAGCCTG AGAACTTGCTATTGACTGCAGATCAGAGGACAGTGAAACTTGTCGATCTTGGCTTGGCAAGGGAAGAAACATTAACAGAGATGATGACTGCTGAAACAGGGACATACCGTTGGATGGCCCCAGAG TTATATAGCACTGTGACGTTAAGGCATGGGGAAAAGAAACATTACAATCACAAGGTGGATGTATACAGCTTTTCGATTGTGTTATGGGAGCTGGTTCATAATAGGCTTCCATTTGAAGGCATGTCTAATCTGCAGGCAGCCTACGCAGCTGCTTTCAAG AACGCCAGGCCCAGTGCAGATGACCTTCCCAAGGAACTGGCTTTGATCTTAACTTCTTGTTGGAAGGAGGACCCAAATTCAAGACCCAACTTTAGCCAGATAGTTCAGATGCTTCTACATTATCTGTCCACACTTTCGCCACCCGAACATGTGGTTCCTTCCCGTGCCTTCAGTTCTGAGAACATGGTTTTACCACCCGAATCTCCTGGGACGAGTTCACTGATGGCGGCTCGAGATGAAATGGGTGATACGACAGCGGCAGCAATGGAGAACAACCAGAGGGGATTCTTTTTCTGCTTCAGCCAGTGCTTCTGA